One window of Nocardia sp. NBC_00508 genomic DNA carries:
- a CDS encoding LysE family translocator, producing MTHPVLFLLAAVTLVAIPGPNHLYITARSIAEGRRAGIASALGVETGTLLHVTAAAAGLSALIAASATAFGLLRYAGAAYLLYLAFRALRGGNDREEPVMPSSSLGRVYLDGVLVNVFNPKVVLFFLAFLPQFVDHHAGAVPLQIAVLGLVTALLGLGSDVVYALAAGSIGGWLRARPAFRRRQRYATGLVYLGLGAVAAFADTPARRAV from the coding sequence ATGACCCACCCCGTGCTATTTCTACTGGCGGCGGTCACGCTCGTCGCCATTCCGGGACCCAATCACCTATACATCACCGCGCGTAGTATCGCCGAAGGGCGACGTGCGGGGATCGCGTCGGCGTTGGGTGTGGAGACGGGAACCCTGCTGCACGTGACGGCGGCAGCGGCCGGGCTGTCGGCGCTGATCGCGGCCTCCGCCACGGCGTTCGGGTTGTTGCGGTACGCGGGTGCGGCCTATCTGCTGTATCTGGCGTTCCGGGCGTTGCGCGGCGGCAACGATCGTGAAGAACCCGTGATGCCGTCGAGCTCACTAGGACGCGTCTACCTCGACGGGGTGCTGGTCAACGTGTTCAACCCGAAGGTAGTGCTGTTCTTCCTCGCCTTCCTTCCGCAGTTCGTTGACCACCACGCCGGTGCGGTGCCGCTGCAGATCGCGGTCCTCGGCCTGGTGACTGCGCTCTTGGGACTGGGCTCGGACGTTGTCTACGCGCTGGCTGCCGGATCGATCGGCGGCTGGCTGCGGGCCCGGCCTGCCTTCCGCCGCCGCCAACGGTACGCCACTGGTCTCGTCTATCTGGGTCTCGGCGCGGTCGCCGCCTTCGCCGACACGCCAGCACGCCGCGCGGTGTGA
- a CDS encoding acyltransferase domain-containing protein, translated as MTSGLDGTDLPPLLELVARDPADLRDHPDPAVASLVQLTTAVAAHAVGGADRSSPGVLLGHSFGEIAALVAGGAFLPADGVRIVRMRMRIAARMLDHGGMSVLSTDARRAERLVRVIGSPSLAVACHNAPRSTVISGTASDLEVAARVADKLGVHVVRLPVRYAYHSPMMAPLVDMLRAELAESGVRQRALRTPVHCVCDNRPHTDQDDLLGHIAEMFVRPVRFLDSIRSLYDAGVDRFVDYGDGAIARMVEATVPAVEISCSPGVTGARSDHRKPAPPQPSVTRSVETADVATPPATEQIPPPPPVPASTEDVQRPSPVPAAPFARRELVAELATMYASVVGYPAEVFTEDVDLEGDLGIDSLRQVAFLTKVAERFSLPRNEIRISEYPTLGAIVDSVTAQLTAGAR; from the coding sequence ATGACGAGCGGCCTGGACGGTACGGATCTGCCGCCGCTGCTCGAGCTCGTGGCCCGCGACCCGGCCGATCTCCGCGATCATCCCGATCCGGCGGTTGCGTCGCTGGTCCAGCTGACCACGGCGGTCGCGGCGCATGCGGTGGGTGGTGCCGACCGCTCGTCCCCGGGTGTCCTGCTCGGGCACAGTTTCGGTGAAATCGCTGCCCTGGTTGCCGGTGGGGCGTTTCTGCCGGCGGACGGGGTGCGGATCGTGCGGATGCGGATGCGGATCGCCGCCCGGATGCTGGACCACGGCGGGATGTCGGTCCTGAGCACCGACGCCCGGCGAGCCGAGCGCCTGGTCCGGGTCATCGGTTCGCCGTCGCTTGCGGTGGCGTGCCACAACGCACCCCGATCGACGGTGATCAGCGGAACTGCCAGTGACCTCGAGGTGGCCGCACGGGTGGCCGACAAGCTCGGTGTGCATGTGGTCCGATTGCCGGTTCGGTACGCCTATCACAGCCCGATGATGGCGCCGCTGGTGGACATGCTGCGAGCCGAGCTCGCCGAGTCGGGTGTGCGCCAGCGGGCATTGCGCACTCCGGTGCATTGTGTGTGCGACAACCGGCCGCACACCGATCAGGACGACTTGCTCGGGCATATCGCCGAGATGTTCGTGCGGCCGGTTCGTTTCCTGGACAGCATCCGCAGTCTCTACGACGCCGGTGTCGATCGATTCGTCGACTACGGTGACGGCGCGATCGCCCGCATGGTGGAGGCTACTGTGCCGGCAGTGGAGATTTCGTGTTCGCCGGGCGTGACCGGTGCACGCTCGGATCACCGCAAGCCCGCCCCACCTCAGCCGTCGGTCACCCGATCCGTCGAGACCGCAGATGTCGCGACGCCGCCGGCAACCGAGCAGATACCGCCCCCGCCGCCGGTCCCGGCGAGCACCGAGGATGTGCAGCGGCCGTCCCCCGTGCCCGCTGCGCCGTTCGCGCGCCGGGAGTTGGTGGCCGAATTGGCCACGATGTACGCCTCGGTGGTGGGCTATCCCGCCGAGGTGTTCACCGAGGACGTCGACCTGGAAGGCGACCTGGGCATCGACTCGTTGCGGCAGGTGGCGTTTCTGACCAAGGTCGCCGAGCGGTTCTCATTGCCCCGCAACGAGATTCGGATCAGTGAGTACCCGACCCTCGGAGCCATCGTCGACTCGGTTACCGCGCAATTGACCGCGGGCGCCCGGTGA